A genome region from Triticum aestivum cultivar Chinese Spring chromosome 2B, IWGSC CS RefSeq v2.1, whole genome shotgun sequence includes the following:
- the LOC123044184 gene encoding uncharacterized protein: MEVAVPVMAPSAPCSPRTAAAMGGGGSHLPSYCYFFSSAPTSPSRASSYAADEQGDAATFDFAFGFSGQLRESTPILAAADELFEGGRIRPLNGPRSSGSGLLADEDYASLSVSPRSPRRARTMSAVRGGAGDRAEVSADQGQTRGRSGRPAPASSSSSGVSSRSRRATRSLSPYRGDPIDDEFCSSPPSPRGAASLMRGCGSGSRKWRLKDLFLFRSASEGRATAGKDPLLKYSMLKSGGDASMRKGRGSAASASDMAPYTVSRAAAEEMRRRTTTPLPFHRNSLFGYFRSNPAIHSISRKLSSYSSSNSNRGRSATAAAN, encoded by the coding sequence ATGGAGGTGGCGGTGCCTGTCATGGCGCCGAGCGCGCCGTGCAGCCCAAGAACCGCGGCTGccatgggcggcggcggcagccacCTGCCCAGCTACTGCTACTTCTTCTCCAGCGCCCCCACCAGCCCGTCCAGGGCCAGCAGCTACGCCGCGGACGAGCAGGGCGACGCCGCCACGTTCGACTTCGCCTTCGGGTTCAGCGGGCAGCTCAGGGAGTCCACGCCcatcctcgccgccgccgacgagctgtTCGAGggcggcaggatccgtccgctcaACGGCCCACGCTCCAGCGGCAGCGGCCTGCTCGCCGACGAGGACTACGCATCCCTCTCCGTCTCCCCCCGGTCTCCGAGAAGAgcgaggacgatgtccgcggtgcGCGGTGGCGCAGGGGATCGGGCGGAGGTGTCGGCCGATCAGGGTCAGACGAGGGGCAGGTCCGGCCGGCCGGCCCCtgcgtcgtcctcgtcgtcgggcgTGTCGTCTCGCAGCAGGAGGGCCACGCGGTCTCTGTCCCCGTACAGGGGCGACCCGATCGACGACGAGTTCTGCTCCTCCCCACCCTCCCCCCGCGGCGCCGCCTCCCTGATGCGCGGCTGCGGGAGCGGCAGCCGCAAGTGGCGGCTCAAGGACCTGTTCCTGTTCCGCAGCGCGTCGGAGGGCCGCGCCACCGCCGGCAAGGACCCGCTGCTCAAGTACAGCATGCTCAAGAGCGGCGGCGACGCGTCCATGCGGAAGGGGAGGGGCTCGGCGGCGTCGGCCAGCGACATGGCGCCGTACACGGTGAGCCGGGCGGCGGCCGAGGAGATGCggcggaggacgacgacgccgCTGCCGTTCCACCGGAACAGCCTCTTCGGCTACTTCAGGTCCAACCCGGCCATCCACTCCATCAGCCGCAAGCTCAGCAGCTACTCGTCGTCGAACTCCAACCGCGGCcggagcgccaccgccgccgccaactga